One Aegilops tauschii subsp. strangulata cultivar AL8/78 chromosome 7, Aet v6.0, whole genome shotgun sequence genomic window carries:
- the LOC109771665 gene encoding uncharacterized protein, which yields MAASYYNPPPARTSYATLPPPPPGTSSYGTYRQHEHAYLATHPPPAYGGYFDRAEPLAPPRDELRTLFIAGLPADVKPREVYNLFRDFPGYVSSHVRSGKSTQSYAFAVFADQPSALAAMSATNGLIFDLEKNCSIHVDLAKSNSRSNSSKRPRSDYEDFPKSTGKKARSPRGRPDSGAGSNIHMSGMGNSSHSLNGYPAQSYMDFGSSAAFSKDPAIFAPQNNPPCPTLFVANLGQTVSDRELTDVFSSCEGFIKLKMQNKFGAPVAFVDFKDDHSSTEALNRLQGAILHSSSGEGMRLEYAKSRMGLRKQRDSRS from the exons ATGGCCGCCTCCTACTACAACCCGCCGCCTGCCAGGACCTCCTACGCCaccctgccccctcccccgccGGGCACCTCCTCGTACGGCACGTACCGCCAGCACGAGCACGCCTACCTAGCGACGCACCCTCCGCCCGCGTACGGCGGCTACTTCGACCGCGCGGAGCCCCTGGCGCCGCCGCGCGACGAGCTGCGCACCCTCTTCATCGCCGGCCTCCCCGCCGACGTCAAGCCCCGCGAGGTCTACAACCTCTTCCGCGACTTCCCCGGCTACGTCTCCTCCCACGTCCGCTCCGGCAAATCCACCCAG TCGTATGCGTTTGCTGTGTTTGCAGATCAGCCGTCTGCGTTAGCTGCAATGAGTGCCACAAAT GGATTGATATTTGACCTTGAGAAGAACTGTTCTATCCATGTAGATCTTGCAAAATCTAATTCAAGATCAAACTCATCAAAGCGCCCAAGATCAG ACTATGAGGATTTCCCTAAATCTACTGGGAAAAAAGCTAGAAGCCCAAGGGGACGTCCTGATTCAG GTGCTGGAAGCAATATTCACATGTCCGGAATGGGTAATTCTTCACACAGCCTGAATGGTTATCCTGCACAAAG CTATATGGATTTTGGTTCTAGTGCTGCTTTCAGCAAG GATCCGGCAATATTTGCTCCTCAAAATAATCCGCCATGTCCTACGCTTTTTGTTGCAAATCTTGGTCAGACTGTTTCTGATCGTGAGCTGACTGATGTTTTCTCAAG TTGCGAGGGATTCATAAAGTTGAAGATGCAAAACAAGTTTGGAGCACCAGTTGCATTTGTTGATTTCAAG GACGACCACAGTTCAACTGAAGCCCTAAATCGTCTCCAAGGAGCTATTCTACATTCATCATCTGGCGAGGGCATGCGTTTAGA ATATGCTAAATCTCGGATGGGCCTGCGCAAGCAGCGTGACAGCCGGTCCTAA